The following are from one region of the Biomphalaria glabrata chromosome 4, xgBioGlab47.1, whole genome shotgun sequence genome:
- the LOC106067060 gene encoding serine/threonine-protein kinase PAK 2-like, with the protein MPLKGFFRKTKVSTSSTKSGEEDAPMSIGEPFNVKRNYHVGFDKDKGEFVGLPESWEQLLSHSNISKKEQRENPEAVVNSLKTYQKSIKRRPSTAKYMMVATTIRESDEILDSAEEDRASVDSAQVPDVKTEESNNKVEHVEEKPVEIKKPQTPEKEKEVESEVSDGVAELRTDDHDESDGVFQRRPRSQKKTMTDEEVNTALRDLASPGNPQDKYEIHKKLGAGASGKVCMAKCKDSDQVVAIKMMDLNNQPKKELIITEIEVMKLYRHENIVNFLDCYYIEDELWVVMEYLDGGALTDVVTETIMKEGQIAAVCRECLKALEFLHQRNIIHRDIKSDNVLLGMVGAVKLTDFGFCAQLSGDKGKRDTMVGTPYWMAPEVVSRKQYGNKVDIWSLGIMIIEMLEGEPPYLNETPLKAIYRIATKGKPEIKDEHKLSPELKDFIHKCLEVEVEHRASAAQLLEHPLLKKAMALATLRPLIAAARNAMGKS; encoded by the exons ATGCCACTTAAAGGTTTCTTTCGTAAAACAAAAGTTTCCACCAGCTCCACAAAGTCAGGAGAAGAAGATGCTCCCATGTCCATTGGGGAACCATTCAATGTGAAGAGAAACTATCATGTGGGCTTTGACAAGGACAAGGGAGAATTCGTTGGTCTGCCAGAATCTTGGGAGCAGCTTCTCAGTCATTCAAACATCTC CAAGAAAGAACAAAGAGAGAACCCTGAAGCTGTGGTCAACTCACTGAAGACTTATCAGAAGTCCATTAAGCGTCGACCCTCAACTGCCAAGTACATGATGGTGGCAACAACAATAAGAGAGTCTGATGAAATCTTAGATTCTGCTGAAGAAGACAGAGCATCAGTAGATTCTGCTCAAGTTCCTGATGTTAAGACAGAAGAATCAAATAACAAAGTAGAACATGTAGAAGAAAAACCG GTTGAAATAAAGAAACCTCAAACAcctgaaaaagaaaaggaggtaGAATCTGAAGTATCTGATGGTGTGGCTGAGCTGAGAACAGATGACCATGATGAATCTGATGGTGTATTCCAGCGGCGGCCTAGGtcacaaaagaaaacaatgacGGATGAAGAAGTGAATACAGCACTTA gaGATCTTGCTAGTCCTGGAAATCCACAAGACAaatatgaaatacacaaaaaactTGGAGCAGG TGCTTCTGGTAAAGTGTGTATGGCCAAATGTAAAGACTCTGATCAGGTAGTGGCCATCAAAATGATGGATTTGAATAACCAACCAAAGAAAGAATTAATTATCACAGAGATAGAAGTGATGAAGCTTTACAGACATGAAAATATTGTCAACTTTTTGGATTGTTATTACATAGAAGATGAATTGTGGGTAGTCATGgag TATTTAGATGGTGGAGCCCTTACAGATGTAGTTACAGAAACTATCATGAAAGAAGGTCAGATTGCAGCAGTATGTCGTGAGTGTCTGAAAGCTTTGGAATTTCTCCACCAGAGGAACATCATTCACCGTGATATTAAAAGTGACAATGTACTACTGGGCATGGTTGGTGCTGTCAAACTTACAGATTTTGGTTTCTGTGCTCAGCTAAGTGGTGACAAGGGTAAACGAGATACCATGGTGGGCACACCCTACTGGATGGCACCTGAAGTAGTTTCCAG aaagcAGTATGGCAATAAAGTGGATATCTGGAGTCTTGGTATAATGATTATAGAAATGTTGGAAGGGGAACCTCCTTACCTGAATGAGACACCTCTGAAAGCTATCTATAGAATAGCTACCAAG GGCAAGCCAGAGATCAAAGATGAGCATAAATTGTCTCCAGAGCTGAAGGACTTCATTCATAAGTGTTTGGAAGTGGAGGTGGAACACAGAGCCAGCGCTGCCCAGCTTTTGGAGCACCCTTTGCTGAAAAAGGCGATGGCCCTTGCAACACTCAGACCTCTAATTGCTGCAGCCCGTAATGCAATGGGAAAGTCTTAG